A region from the uncultured Methanobrevibacter sp. genome encodes:
- a CDS encoding AIR synthase-related protein gives TDYPEPQDIFKLIYEQGVPLEEMYKVFNMGVGFCVIASPEEADAVVEALNENIEAQIVGTVTAEEKITVKTFEGTVIEY, from the coding sequence TACCGATTATCCAGAACCACAAGACATCTTTAAATTGATTTATGAACAAGGAGTTCCTTTAGAGGAAATGTATAAGGTTTTCAATATGGGTGTAGGATTTTGTGTCATTGCAAGCCCAGAAGAAGCAGATGCTGTTGTAGAAGCATTGAATGAAAACATTGAAGCACAAATTGTAGGAACAGTAACTGCTGAAGAAAAGATTACTGTAAAAACATTTGAAGGAACTGTAATTGAATATTAA